One window of Thermocoleostomius sinensis A174 genomic DNA carries:
- a CDS encoding GH1 family beta-glucosidase has protein sequence MTSYQFPDDFLWGAATAAYQIEGAVDKDGRKPSVWDTFSATPDRTLNGDTGAVACDHYHRYLDDIKLMAALGIKHYRFSIAWPRIIPDGRGQVNEAGVDFYRRLVDTLLDYGITPHATLFHWDSPQALEDLYGSWRSREIAIDFADYVTAVVSRLGDRITHWMTMNEITCFTHMGYGVNAPPVHAPGTIVSTPKQVWQTSHHALLAHGLGCQAIRAASPRSCSVALVDNFAVPVPIGEAPAHVAAARKAFHVCGPNGGLLFPALTGAYSRLFLKQLGDAAPDIQEGDLKIIHQPLDALGFNVYSGVYVRSIDQEPGYELLEFPPGYPRLHMPWLHIVPEALYWGVRHISETVGQPTLPIFVTENGCAAQDQLNAQGEVIDSDRIFYLRQYLKAAHRAVNEGLPLKGYFVWSLMDNFEWSWGYDRRFGLIYIDYDTQTRIPKASARWYAECIAQNCVV, from the coding sequence ATGACGAGCTATCAATTTCCTGATGATTTCCTTTGGGGGGCTGCTACGGCCGCCTATCAAATTGAAGGAGCGGTTGACAAAGACGGACGCAAGCCCAGCGTGTGGGATACCTTCAGCGCTACGCCCGATCGCACCCTCAATGGCGATACGGGGGCAGTTGCCTGCGATCATTACCATCGCTATCTCGACGATATCAAGCTGATGGCAGCGTTAGGCATCAAGCATTATCGCTTTAGCATTGCCTGGCCGCGGATTATTCCCGACGGACGTGGGCAGGTGAATGAAGCAGGAGTTGATTTTTATCGGCGCTTGGTTGATACATTGCTCGATTATGGCATCACGCCCCACGCCACTTTGTTTCATTGGGACAGCCCTCAAGCCTTAGAAGACTTGTACGGGTCGTGGCGCAGTCGAGAAATAGCCATTGATTTTGCCGATTATGTCACTGCCGTTGTCAGCCGTCTGGGTGATCGAATTACCCATTGGATGACTATGAATGAAATCACCTGCTTTACGCATATGGGCTATGGAGTGAATGCACCGCCTGTTCATGCACCGGGAACGATCGTATCCACACCAAAGCAGGTATGGCAAACCTCACATCATGCTCTGCTAGCCCACGGATTAGGCTGTCAAGCGATTCGTGCCGCCTCTCCTCGTTCTTGTTCTGTGGCGTTGGTGGATAATTTTGCAGTGCCTGTGCCGATTGGGGAAGCCCCTGCCCACGTTGCAGCGGCTCGCAAAGCCTTTCACGTCTGTGGCCCCAACGGTGGGTTGTTGTTTCCAGCCCTAACCGGAGCCTATAGTCGCTTATTTCTTAAACAATTGGGTGATGCTGCACCCGATATTCAGGAGGGGGATCTCAAAATTATTCACCAACCCTTGGATGCGTTGGGATTTAATGTTTACTCTGGCGTGTATGTTCGATCGATTGATCAAGAACCTGGTTATGAACTATTAGAATTTCCACCGGGCTATCCACGACTACACATGCCGTGGTTACATATTGTACCCGAAGCGCTGTATTGGGGGGTGCGTCACATTAGTGAAACCGTAGGGCAACCAACATTACCGATTTTTGTCACAGAAAACGGCTGCGCTGCACAAGACCAGTTGAATGCTCAAGGGGAAGTGATTGATAGCGATCGAATTTTTTATCTACGACAATATTTGAAAGCGGCTCACCGCGCGGTGAACGAAGGTTTGCCGCTGAAGGGATATTTTGTTTGGAGCTTGATGGATAATTTTGAGTGGTCATGGGGATACGATCGGCGATTTGGATTGATATATATCGATTACGACACTCAAACCCGCATCCCTAAAGCTAGCGCTCGTTGGTACGCTGAGTGCATTGCGCAAAATTGTGTGGTGTAG
- a CDS encoding DMT family transporter: MTLFLTTFQGELAALSAAFIWAIASLVYASFGKQMPPLLLNFLKSSIAILLILLTLGLRQEMPSLEMKPLVLLFVSGSIGIGMGDTAFFTSINCIGARRSLLLEALAPPLTALLAAIFLQEQLGIRACLGIALTIAGVTWVIIERMPDRDVSYQRPQRGILFGVLAAFSQASGAVLSRAAFVETSVSPLYSTLIRLGGGVAVLLLLLLLQRQHWQCLAGLRSRRFLAAITATSFAGTYMAIWLQQTALKYTKAGIAQSLSATSPLFILPVAWSMGEHLSFRAVLGVLIALSGVWLLFNFS, translated from the coding sequence ATGACCTTATTCCTCACGACCTTTCAGGGAGAACTAGCGGCGTTGAGTGCCGCCTTCATTTGGGCGATCGCCTCTTTAGTGTATGCCAGTTTTGGTAAGCAAATGCCGCCGCTGCTGCTCAACTTCCTTAAAAGCAGCATTGCCATTCTTCTAATTTTGCTGACGCTAGGACTACGGCAAGAAATGCCAAGCCTAGAGATGAAACCATTGGTACTGCTGTTTGTCAGTGGCTCGATCGGTATTGGCATGGGCGATACCGCTTTCTTTACCTCCATCAACTGCATTGGCGCTCGGCGCTCGTTGTTGTTGGAAGCTCTGGCTCCACCCCTGACGGCCTTGCTGGCGGCTATCTTTCTACAAGAGCAATTAGGAATCAGGGCTTGCTTGGGCATTGCGTTGACGATCGCGGGCGTCACTTGGGTAATCATTGAACGGATGCCTGATAGAGACGTGAGCTATCAGCGACCGCAGCGAGGCATTCTGTTTGGGGTACTGGCGGCGTTCTCACAGGCTAGCGGAGCGGTACTGTCGCGGGCGGCTTTTGTAGAAACATCCGTCAGTCCGCTGTATAGTACGTTAATTCGGCTAGGAGGAGGAGTCGCTGTGTTACTGCTGCTGTTGTTACTTCAACGCCAACATTGGCAATGCTTGGCTGGGTTGCGATCGAGACGCTTCCTGGCGGCCATTACCGCCACGTCGTTTGCCGGAACCTATATGGCTATCTGGTTGCAACAAACCGCCTTGAAATACACCAAAGCAGGTATCGCCCAGTCGCTTAGCGCCACTAGTCCCCTGTTTATTTTGCCAGTCGCTTGGAGCATGGGGGAGCATCTCAGTTTTCGGGCTGTATTAGGAGTTCTGATTGCATTAAGTGGCGTGTGGTTGCTGTTTAATTTCAGCTAG
- a CDS encoding HetZ-related protein 2 produces the protein MALAEELRQSWRSHLQASNPNVSPRDRESIISWLLGEDVQRFDEMDSAQYAVAKQAMDYRYRILQQRYLGVQPERAYRQLLQRLSSLFLIRNKIKAWVALSRDRQRTVMDVLQEVIQELMQSDNYMRQQTVWIAQCTTSTRLRNSLLLASIEEYCLRPIRNQPLLVYRFVNYLRRSQRAGMTQVPTGDLIRLVSEEITPDDADNPVNLLDAQAVAQYQDTQAWEEQQALRDKVIQEFTAYLEENVEPLAAEWLRLHLKGQSQEAIAQALDLPIKAVYRLREKITYHAIRVFAFKQQPDLVGVWLGTTLAEHRLGLTQSQWEQFWNECSPVQQQILEQLRAGLPIDAIAKKLGLRSNQVMSEWSKLYLAAQTLRST, from the coding sequence ATGGCATTGGCTGAGGAACTCCGACAATCCTGGCGATCGCATCTCCAGGCTAGCAATCCTAACGTCTCTCCTCGCGATCGGGAAAGTATCATCTCCTGGTTGTTGGGAGAGGACGTGCAGCGGTTTGATGAGATGGACTCGGCTCAATATGCTGTGGCCAAACAAGCGATGGACTATCGTTATCGAATTTTGCAGCAACGGTATCTGGGTGTACAACCCGAACGCGCCTATCGCCAGTTGCTACAACGCCTCAGTAGCCTATTTCTGATTCGCAACAAAATTAAGGCATGGGTGGCCCTGTCTCGCGATCGGCAGCGGACGGTGATGGATGTGTTACAAGAAGTGATCCAAGAGTTGATGCAAAGCGATAACTACATGCGCCAGCAAACTGTATGGATTGCTCAATGTACAACCAGTACCAGGCTGCGAAATTCGCTCCTACTGGCCAGCATTGAAGAATATTGCCTGCGCCCCATTCGCAATCAACCGCTGCTAGTGTATCGTTTTGTGAACTATCTACGACGCTCTCAACGGGCCGGCATGACCCAAGTGCCGACGGGGGATTTAATTCGGTTGGTTTCCGAGGAAATCACGCCCGATGATGCCGACAATCCCGTCAATCTCCTAGATGCTCAGGCGGTGGCACAATATCAAGACACTCAAGCGTGGGAAGAACAGCAAGCGTTGCGCGATAAGGTGATTCAGGAATTTACCGCCTACTTAGAAGAAAATGTCGAGCCATTAGCGGCAGAGTGGCTACGGCTCCATTTGAAGGGACAATCGCAAGAGGCGATCGCTCAAGCGTTAGATCTTCCCATTAAAGCCGTATATCGTCTGCGCGAAAAAATTACCTATCATGCTATTCGCGTATTTGCCTTCAAGCAACAGCCTGATCTGGTAGGGGTTTGGCTAGGAACCACCCTGGCCGAACATCGCCTAGGGTTAACCCAGTCCCAATGGGAGCAATTTTGGAACGAGTGTTCGCCTGTGCAACAGCAGATTTTGGAGCAGCTTCGAGCGGGCTTGCCGATCGATGCCATTGCCAAGAAGCTTGGGTTGAGAAGCAACCAAGTCATGAGTGAATGGAGCAAGCTCTACTTAGCGGCTCAAACATTGCGATCGACCTAG
- a CDS encoding tetratricopeptide repeat protein, translating to MDNDLLPVIYLSILVVLLSTASWFLFRQILKSRRTEGTLKRLQTKLSQGKGTAQEHYELGGIFLDKRLYSQAIVQFQKALKAKDLADDENAALIYNALGFAYAAQEQFDLAIKQYKEALERRPNYPTALNNLGFAYEKKQLTVQALEVYDQVLSIDPKNATAKRRSESLRKRLVPSS from the coding sequence ATGGATAACGATCTACTCCCAGTGATTTATCTCTCGATTTTGGTTGTTCTGCTATCCACAGCAAGCTGGTTTTTATTTCGACAAATCTTAAAATCGCGGCGAACCGAGGGAACGCTGAAGCGGCTTCAAACTAAGCTGAGCCAAGGCAAAGGAACCGCGCAGGAGCATTACGAGTTAGGTGGCATTTTCTTAGACAAGCGCCTCTATTCGCAAGCGATCGTTCAGTTTCAGAAAGCGCTCAAAGCTAAAGACTTAGCCGATGACGAGAATGCAGCGCTAATCTACAACGCTTTGGGGTTTGCCTATGCGGCTCAAGAACAATTTGATCTAGCCATCAAGCAATACAAAGAAGCGTTAGAGCGGCGACCAAACTATCCAACAGCTTTAAATAACTTAGGGTTTGCCTATGAAAAGAAGCAACTCACTGTTCAAGCCCTAGAGGTCTATGATCAGGTCTTGAGCATTGACCCTAAAAACGCAACTGCCAAGCGACGGTCTGAATCGTTACGGAAGCGTTTAGTTCCCTCTTCCTAA
- a CDS encoding serine/threonine-protein kinase produces MDIYCTRPNCPDPINAFPVLDDSIFRSVQQRYCAACTMPLILDGRYLPLTRLGGGAFGTTFLGVDLRSAKQRHCVIKQLQLKPNLAANQIEGVKRAFRREAEILELLGDNHQQIPTLYAYLGLTAPAFGTGRQSDSNPQAAEEYIYLVQEYVKGQDLDKELRRNGPFRESDVLEIAEQILPVLQFIHQHGAIHRDIKPSNMVRDHTNRLYLIDFGAVKQVTTGVPLHSNSLVFGTLGFAPPEQIAGKQVYPSTDLYSFAVTILCLLTGHPPEALLDAAGDGWNWRSFVQVSDRLGAVLDKMLEFIPGRRFPSANAVLEALFYPEPVELKPVVQTEVASHRETDLQAADVETFWPNVGRTDLGNAETILSPPSHPPLPLPQPVVQPTNAPSRPPATLNPMFVTQCQQELAYFIGPIAGLVIEEAITQHSPASLHQLVDLLMQEIPDPEAALEFRRRLLS; encoded by the coding sequence ATGGACATCTATTGCACTCGTCCAAACTGTCCAGATCCGATTAATGCCTTCCCAGTTTTGGATGACAGCATTTTTCGGTCTGTGCAACAGCGGTACTGTGCGGCTTGCACCATGCCTTTAATTTTGGATGGGCGCTACTTGCCGCTGACTCGCTTAGGCGGTGGGGCCTTTGGTACAACCTTTCTGGGCGTTGATTTGCGATCGGCCAAGCAACGTCACTGTGTGATTAAGCAACTGCAACTGAAGCCTAACCTGGCAGCCAACCAAATTGAAGGTGTGAAGCGGGCCTTTCGTCGGGAAGCCGAAATCTTGGAACTGTTGGGTGATAATCATCAACAAATTCCGACACTGTATGCCTATTTGGGGCTAACGGCTCCTGCGTTCGGAACTGGTCGGCAATCAGACTCAAATCCTCAGGCTGCGGAAGAATACATTTATCTAGTCCAGGAATACGTCAAGGGGCAAGATCTCGATAAAGAGTTGCGACGCAATGGGCCGTTTCGTGAATCAGACGTTTTGGAAATTGCCGAACAAATTCTGCCAGTGTTGCAGTTTATTCATCAACACGGGGCCATTCACCGTGACATCAAGCCTAGCAACATGGTGCGCGATCATACGAATCGGCTGTACTTAATTGATTTTGGGGCTGTTAAGCAAGTCACAACAGGCGTGCCTTTACACAGTAATTCGCTGGTATTTGGTACGTTGGGCTTCGCCCCGCCTGAACAAATTGCCGGCAAGCAGGTGTATCCCTCGACCGATTTGTACTCATTTGCGGTTACAATCCTGTGCTTATTGACCGGCCATCCGCCCGAAGCGTTACTGGATGCCGCAGGAGATGGTTGGAACTGGCGATCGTTTGTGCAGGTCAGCGATCGGCTAGGGGCGGTGCTAGACAAAATGCTGGAGTTCATTCCAGGGCGGCGTTTCCCTTCGGCGAATGCGGTGCTAGAGGCATTGTTTTACCCCGAACCTGTTGAACTGAAGCCTGTTGTCCAAACCGAGGTTGCATCACATCGAGAAACCGATTTGCAGGCCGCCGATGTAGAGACCTTCTGGCCCAACGTTGGACGCACAGACCTAGGGAATGCTGAAACGATTCTCAGTCCGCCGTCTCATCCACCTTTGCCGCTCCCCCAGCCCGTTGTTCAACCAACGAATGCTCCAAGCCGCCCTCCAGCTACGCTAAATCCGATGTTTGTCACTCAATGTCAACAGGAATTAGCGTATTTTATTGGGCCGATCGCGGGGTTAGTCATCGAAGAGGCGATTACACAGCACTCACCCGCTTCCCTACACCAGTTAGTTGATCTGCTCATGCAAGAGATCCCTGATCCCGAAGCTGCTCTAGAGTTTAGACGCCGCTTGCTTTCCTAA
- a CDS encoding c-type heme family protein, with the protein MLKNLSLRRKFTILLSLILLMGLILSGIALSIVLRQNARNDVAATALILMETMGSVRDYTSSQINPELSDELETKFLPQTIPAYSAREVFENLRNNPEYRDFFYKEATLNPTNLRDKADEFEAQLVRNFQQNTSLKELSGFRTVPSGEVFYIARPLSVSAESCLQCHQSPATAPKSLIERYGTSGGFGWQLNEIVGARVVSVPASRVITKANRSSLIVLSIVSTIFIGVILLVNILLNRQIIRPLKRMTRVAEEVSTGHTNVEFEAISNDEIGNLAKAFKRMQLSLDIALRRLSRSTHGGTGA; encoded by the coding sequence ATGTTAAAGAATCTTAGTCTAAGACGAAAGTTTACAATTTTATTAAGCCTAATATTATTAATGGGACTGATATTGAGTGGAATTGCGCTGTCAATTGTCCTGCGACAAAATGCGCGAAATGACGTAGCCGCTACGGCGTTAATCTTGATGGAGACGATGGGATCTGTTCGAGACTACACCAGCAGTCAAATTAATCCCGAATTGTCTGATGAATTAGAAACAAAATTTTTACCTCAAACCATTCCCGCTTATTCTGCTCGCGAAGTATTTGAAAACTTGCGCAACAATCCAGAGTATCGAGATTTCTTTTATAAAGAAGCAACTTTAAATCCGACAAATTTACGAGACAAAGCCGATGAGTTTGAAGCGCAATTAGTCAGAAATTTTCAGCAGAATACTAGTTTGAAGGAACTGAGTGGGTTTCGTACCGTCCCCAGTGGTGAAGTATTCTACATTGCTCGCCCTCTCAGCGTTTCTGCTGAAAGCTGCCTACAGTGCCATCAATCGCCAGCCACTGCTCCGAAAAGCTTGATTGAACGCTACGGCACCAGTGGAGGATTTGGTTGGCAGTTAAATGAAATTGTAGGGGCTAGAGTCGTGTCGGTCCCTGCAAGTCGGGTGATTACTAAAGCGAATCGATCGTCTCTGATTGTCTTAAGCATTGTTTCAACCATCTTCATTGGGGTAATTTTGCTGGTCAATATTCTGCTCAATCGCCAGATTATTCGACCGCTGAAGCGCATGACCCGTGTTGCCGAGGAGGTCAGTACCGGACACACCAATGTTGAATTCGAGGCAATATCTAACGATGAAATTGGCAACTTGGCTAAAGCCTTTAAGCGGATGCAACTGAGCCTGGACATTGCCCTGAGACGCTTAAGCCGCAGTACACATGGCGGCACGGGTGCGTAA
- a CDS encoding phosphate/phosphite/phosphonate ABC transporter substrate-binding protein, translating into MLSSRFCWSLVLFLIGTLGTSCNSQPEATSLNEITIGIVGYDEGDRSLQQYERLQTYLSEQTKAIVQIEPAYNELQAIEQIHRKQWEIVFAPPGLAAIALDQDLYLPLFALEELDSERRSLLVVTEDSPVQSLADLSNRVVALGAPGSAAGYYLPVYDLYGLTLAEARFAPTPKTALQWLSEGRVEAAALSMEDFDRYQRDFSTTSFRVLHTSRWIPPGLVLLGPTVERNLQEQIERAMRDAPPDITADAGYVPSAPLPNYDPFIELVEKVLPLRESVQQQPAVLQFEYTPPEEPPPETPL; encoded by the coding sequence ATGCTTTCTAGCCGCTTCTGTTGGTCTCTTGTTTTATTCTTGATTGGAACCTTGGGAACTAGCTGTAATTCCCAACCGGAAGCCACGAGTTTGAATGAAATTACGATTGGCATTGTTGGGTATGACGAGGGCGATCGATCACTACAGCAATATGAGCGATTGCAAACCTATCTGTCTGAACAAACCAAAGCCATCGTGCAAATTGAACCGGCCTACAATGAACTGCAAGCGATCGAACAAATTCACCGAAAACAGTGGGAGATTGTGTTTGCACCCCCTGGGTTAGCTGCGATCGCCTTGGATCAAGATTTGTATCTACCGTTGTTTGCTCTAGAGGAATTGGACAGTGAACGGCGATCGCTGTTGGTCGTGACGGAGGACAGTCCGGTGCAAAGCTTGGCCGATCTCAGCAATCGAGTGGTGGCGCTTGGGGCACCTGGCTCGGCTGCTGGCTACTATTTGCCCGTGTATGATCTCTATGGCTTAACGTTGGCGGAAGCGCGATTTGCCCCCACTCCCAAAACGGCCTTACAGTGGCTCAGCGAGGGCCGTGTAGAGGCAGCAGCATTGTCAATGGAAGACTTCGATCGCTACCAACGAGACTTTTCCACGACCTCTTTCCGCGTGTTGCACACCAGCCGTTGGATTCCCCCCGGATTAGTGCTGCTTGGGCCCACGGTTGAGCGCAACTTGCAAGAACAAATTGAGCGGGCTATGCGAGATGCACCTCCCGACATTACGGCCGATGCTGGCTATGTTCCCTCGGCTCCCTTGCCCAATTATGATCCATTTATTGAACTGGTGGAAAAGGTATTGCCCTTGCGAGAGTCAGTGCAGCAACAACCCGCTGTCTTGCAGTTTGAATACACTCCTCCAGAGGAACCCCCTCCAGAAACTCCTCTGTGA
- a CDS encoding class I SAM-dependent methyltransferase, producing MNDRAQAFWLDHLQSAGHYNCWIVSQVLPHLGQDVLEVGCGTGNLTELLAQTGANLTGVDVNARFVEQAKTRLQFYPHVNLMVADATQLVWTRSFDTIILLDVLEHIEQDQQLLRHLKQGLKPGGRLIVKVPALNCLYGPLDRAIGHYRRYNKCSLTATLQQAEFPNPTVWYFNAAGIPGWWFNGKVLQRTTPPAEQIGWFDRLVPLLQKLESWGSLPIGLSLFAVAINPELGEC from the coding sequence GTGAACGATCGGGCGCAGGCGTTTTGGCTCGACCATCTCCAGTCGGCCGGACATTACAATTGTTGGATTGTCTCACAAGTATTGCCACACCTGGGTCAAGACGTGTTGGAGGTTGGCTGTGGCACGGGCAATTTGACCGAGCTGTTGGCGCAAACGGGCGCAAATTTGACAGGGGTGGATGTGAATGCAAGGTTTGTTGAACAAGCCAAGACGCGCTTGCAGTTCTACCCGCATGTCAACTTGATGGTGGCAGATGCAACCCAACTCGTTTGGACGCGATCGTTTGACACCATCATTCTGCTGGATGTGTTGGAACATATTGAGCAGGATCAGCAATTGCTGCGTCACCTCAAGCAAGGGCTGAAACCGGGCGGTCGCCTAATTGTGAAAGTGCCAGCACTGAACTGTCTGTATGGTCCCCTCGATCGAGCAATCGGGCACTATCGTCGGTACAACAAGTGCAGCTTGACAGCAACCTTGCAACAGGCAGAATTTCCTAACCCAACCGTGTGGTATTTCAATGCGGCTGGTATTCCCGGTTGGTGGTTCAACGGCAAGGTTCTACAGCGTACTACGCCCCCGGCTGAGCAAATTGGCTGGTTCGATCGACTGGTTCCACTGTTGCAGAAGCTTGAATCGTGGGGAAGTTTGCCGATTGGGTTGTCGTTGTTTGCGGTGGCAATCAATCCTGAGCTTGGGGAGTGCTGA
- a CDS encoding glycosyltransferase family 2 protein, with product MKLSVIIPVYNEIHTIDSTLIEVVKALPHVSKEIVIVDDGSTDGTREWLTRTLQTHTSLTYLTLNANQQLIALLDNDENNQENADVTTMDISIDKAVDHTNGTITTLNAPIAQPILPVAVTVLWHDRNQGKGAALRSGFQAATGDVLVIQDADLEYTPQDWGRMWQLIADGRADVVYGSRFYGEPHRVLYFHHLLGNKAITTLTNLLCNTTFTDIEVCYKMFRCEVLQELTLTCNDFGFEVEFTVKMSRSPRKWRLYEAGISYYGRTYEEGKKINWRDGLKALWYVVRFRFAS from the coding sequence GTGAAGCTATCCGTCATCATCCCGGTTTACAACGAAATTCATACGATCGATAGTACACTGATTGAAGTGGTAAAGGCGTTGCCTCATGTATCGAAAGAGATTGTCATTGTAGATGATGGCTCCACCGATGGAACCCGAGAATGGCTGACCCGAACACTCCAAACACATACGTCGCTGACGTATCTAACACTGAATGCAAATCAGCAACTAATCGCTCTTTTAGACAACGATGAAAATAACCAAGAGAACGCAGATGTGACGACAATGGATATTTCCATTGACAAGGCAGTTGACCACACAAATGGGACTATTACCACGCTGAATGCACCAATCGCACAACCGATTCTGCCCGTTGCTGTAACGGTGTTGTGGCACGATCGCAATCAAGGCAAAGGGGCTGCCCTGCGCAGTGGATTTCAAGCTGCTACAGGGGATGTATTGGTAATTCAAGATGCGGATTTGGAATATACACCGCAGGATTGGGGGCGGATGTGGCAGTTGATTGCAGACGGTCGAGCCGATGTAGTCTATGGCTCCCGGTTCTATGGGGAACCACACCGCGTTCTTTATTTTCACCACCTGTTGGGCAACAAAGCCATTACCACCCTCACCAACTTACTATGCAACACCACCTTTACCGATATTGAAGTCTGTTACAAAATGTTTCGCTGTGAAGTCTTGCAGGAGTTGACCCTAACCTGCAACGATTTTGGCTTTGAAGTCGAGTTTACAGTAAAAATGAGTCGATCGCCGCGCAAATGGCGACTGTATGAAGCGGGCATTTCCTACTATGGTCGTACCTATGAGGAGGGTAAGAAGATTAACTGGCGCGATGGACTGAAGGCGCTCTGGTATGTGGTTCGTTTTCGATTTGCCAGTTGA
- a CDS encoding alpha/beta hydrolase: MKRRSNLPNKLSTRKLSTRLVLWLSSGLIGLYLGLCLLLRVGQSHLIFHPPSTLAATPADVDLNYEDVYLTADSGYAHAWWIPSATPNAPVLLYLHGNASNVGDLVHRADRLHQLGFSVLLLDYRGYGFSSPGLPTEATVYEDAQLAWNYLTQARRIPPHQIVVFGQSLGGAVAIELATRQPDMGGIILESTFTSMRDMVDHTNLSRLFPTNLILTQQFDSLAKVPTLQVPSLFIHGAADNTIPVRMSQALFAAAPQPKYLLIIPAATHNDVAQLGGSSYLETIQEFVNQYTQL; this comes from the coding sequence TTGAAACGACGATCGAATCTACCAAATAAGCTCTCAACTCGTAAGCTCTCAACTCGATTGGTCTTGTGGCTCAGCAGCGGGTTGATAGGGCTATATCTGGGACTCTGCCTGTTGCTGCGGGTTGGACAATCGCACCTAATCTTTCATCCACCATCAACGCTGGCAGCGACACCTGCCGATGTCGATCTCAACTATGAAGATGTGTACTTGACCGCAGATTCTGGTTATGCCCATGCTTGGTGGATTCCGTCTGCTACACCTAATGCTCCAGTGCTGTTGTATCTCCACGGCAACGCCAGCAACGTTGGCGATTTGGTACATCGCGCCGATCGCTTACATCAGCTTGGATTTTCTGTCCTGCTGCTTGACTATCGCGGCTATGGATTCAGTTCGCCTGGCTTACCCACCGAAGCAACTGTCTACGAAGATGCACAGTTGGCTTGGAATTACTTGACGCAGGCTCGACGTATTCCTCCTCATCAGATTGTGGTGTTTGGTCAATCCTTGGGGGGAGCGGTGGCGATCGAACTGGCAACACGCCAACCTGACATGGGCGGCATCATTCTTGAGAGTACCTTCACCTCCATGCGAGACATGGTAGACCACACGAACCTGTCGCGCCTGTTTCCCACAAATTTGATCTTGACTCAGCAGTTCGATTCCCTCGCCAAAGTACCCACGCTGCAAGTCCCCAGCCTGTTCATTCATGGTGCAGCCGATAACACAATTCCTGTACGCATGAGCCAAGCTCTATTTGCCGCGGCTCCTCAGCCCAAGTATTTGTTGATTATTCCCGCTGCAACCCACAATGATGTAGCTCAACTGGGTGGTTCTTCCTATCTGGAAACGATTCAGGAGTTTGTGAATCAATACACACAGCTATAA